The following DNA comes from Marichromatium purpuratum 984.
CAGCACTCACCTCTGGGAGACCGTCCTCAATCGCCTGCCCCCTGCCCCACTACTGCCCTTCGGCAACCCCGCCGAGGTCCCGGCAACGATCCCCTTCACCTTCGACGGCTATCTGACCCTGGTCGACTCGCTCGGCCGCGCCCTGCATCCACGCAAGCGCGGGGCGATCCCGGCGGAGCTGCCTGACATCCTCTCCCGACTCGGTATCGCGCCGGACCGTTTCGTCGAGCACGCGGTTTTCCTGCTCAAGGGGTTCGGTGCCGCTATCGGCGCACCGGAGCGGATGACGGCGCTCGCCGCACGACGGGAGTGTCGCTATCTACGCGGAATGACACGCGCCAGGCTGTTATTCGGCCAGCCCCGGCAGTACACCCTTACACCTATCAGTTGGCATAGCCATAGCGCCTAGCCGCTGGAGCCGTCAGATCAGCAATCGTTGATAACTCTGAATCGCTGAAATCAGGGCGATAGTAGGTTGGCTCGGTCAGACGTTGCATATAACTGGCCTTGACCTTGAAAAACGGCTCGGGATCCAGCTCGCAGAAACCCAGCAGTTGATCGATCTGGTTTGCCGAGTCACGACACAGGTCTTCATAGCGCACTACCAGCGAGCGCGCAAACAGGCGCTTATCTGCCTGAAGTCTTGCATCGATGTCAAGATAGACCGCATTCCAGTAACGGGCGCACGCCTGCACGACCTGCCCAGCCTTCCACTCCTCCGAGATCTGTTTGACGAGAGCATCATCACCAAGATTGATGAGGGATCTTGCCGGACCAAACTCGCGATGGCCAAGACCGCAGAGATAATCCTGCCAACGCGGATCCTTGTCATTCAGTGCATTGAACAAGCGGTCCTGCTTCAGGTAGGACGCAATATGGTGGACAGGATCACGGATGACGAAGACAAACCTTGCATCCGGGAACAACTTCGAGAGATAGCCGGTACGGCTGAAGTTGTAGTTATTCTTGGTCAGATAACGATTAGCGCTGCGACTCAACAGCATCTTCTTGATGTGGTTGCGATAGAAGCGCTCGAAATCCGGGTGATGAGTGTTTTTATCGAGTACCGATGAGCGTGATTCATCATGGATGAAGGGGAAAAAAGTCGTCCAGAAGATTTCCTCCACCACATCCGGGCTTGTGCGGGTGACGGTCAGCTTATCCTTGTGCACACGCTCGAAGGGGCGATCCTGACCCAGGGGGACGAGTGGATAGATCCGGTCCAGCCAATAAGGCAGATACGGCTGTACGTATTGATAGTTGCGATGACTTGCCACCGCGCCGTGTTGGGCCAGCATCTCCAGGAGGATGGTCGTTCCCGATCGAGGGAGCCCGGTGATGTAGAGGGGCTTGATGATGTCGACCCGATCCAACCTCGACCTCAGCAGCCGACTCTCGACCTTGCTTAACGCACGATAGAGTGGCGTCATCACTTTTCGGGTGCGAGTAAAAAACAAGACTGACTCAGGCAGCTTATCCATAAGCGCTCCCAAACTCATCGATGATCGACAGCGATTAGCAGCGGCCTTGCCGTTACATATCAGAGACAGCGCTGTCGTACAGTTACGCTTGACTAAT
Coding sequences within:
- a CDS encoding sulfotransferase family protein is translated as MDKLPESVLFFTRTRKVMTPLYRALSKVESRLLRSRLDRVDIIKPLYITGLPRSGTTILLEMLAQHGAVASHRNYQYVQPYLPYWLDRIYPLVPLGQDRPFERVHKDKLTVTRTSPDVVEEIFWTTFFPFIHDESRSSVLDKNTHHPDFERFYRNHIKKMLLSRSANRYLTKNNYNFSRTGYLSKLFPDARFVFVIRDPVHHIASYLKQDRLFNALNDKDPRWQDYLCGLGHREFGPARSLINLGDDALVKQISEEWKAGQVVQACARYWNAVYLDIDARLQADKRLFARSLVVRYEDLCRDSANQIDQLLGFCELDPEPFFKVKASYMQRLTEPTYYRPDFSDSELSTIADLTAPAARRYGYAN